In Glycine max cultivar Williams 82 chromosome 4, Glycine_max_v4.0, whole genome shotgun sequence, the genomic stretch TTCTCTACATAggaaaaatagtaaaagaaaagtgttaaaaaaaatgggcATTATTGTTGTTGCTCATTCTAGGCTGCACAAGTAGGAGCTTTTCCTGTTATTGTGGGCTTGACATTAGCACATTTAGCTGTTGCTGCAGCTCCGTTGAATGTGAGATCAATATCAGCCATCTCTACACCCTCACATGGTACACCACTACTACAAACAAGAACCACCCCATCTTGACTTCCTGAAGTGCCCTTAATGTTCTTGAAGGAAACCTTGCTTATCTTGATTTTTGATGGATTCTATGCCATCATAAGAACAAGAAATGGAATAAAAATCAGtcttttaaatcaatttagtGTATGAACTATAGTCactaaaataatatcatcatccTATACATTAATGGATAACGAATTAAATACCTGTTTGGAGCATTGGTTCCAAGGACAATACTCTTGGTCTATGATGATAGGGTTTGTAACATTATTCATGGTAAGATCTTCAAAATGCATATCAGTAATTGTAATTGCTCCTGGCGTGTTAGGCCAAGTCTTAATTCTCACACCGTTATCTGTTTCATTCAAAGTGCAATTCTTAACAAGAAAACCTGCAACGGGCTCTTCAGAATCGTACTTCCCAAGGCTTCCAACACTAATGCCATGACCAGGTCCACAATTCACATTTTGGACAGTTATATTTTTGCTACCATCACCCAATGAGACACAGTCATCTCCGGTAGCAATGTTTGTGTTAAGAATCTTCACATCTGTGGATCTTCCAATGTGGATTCCGTCGGTGTTGGGGCTATCTTTTGGTGCACTAACTTTAAACCCATCAAATGTGAAATTGTTGCACCCCAAAACATTCACATGAAAGTTTTTGCTATCCTTGGAAGTAATGTCACGGACAATTGAATTATTGaggaaattaaaaccaaaattctgttg encodes the following:
- the LOC100779556 gene encoding polygalacturonase; protein product: MKFTIITIFFSLFLLDFGFAQQGDLDISRFGGKPNTNIGQAFLSAWTQACASPTAVKIVIPAGTYQMGAVDVKGPCKAPIEVQVDGTIQAPANPTDLKAAHQWFVVQYVNSFTLSGKGVFDGQGATAWKQNDCTTNKDCKMLCMNFGFNFLNNSIVRDITSKDSKNFHVNVLGCNNFTFDGFKVSAPKDSPNTDGIHIGRSTDVKILNTNIATGDDCVSLGDGSKNITVQNVNCGPGHGISVGSLGKYDSEEPVAGFLVKNCTLNETDNGVRIKTWPNTPGAITITDMHFEDLTMNNVTNPIIIDQEYCPWNQCSKQNPSKIKISKVSFKNIKGTSGSQDGVVLVCSSGVPCEGVEMADIDLTFNGAAATAKCANVKPTITGKAPTCAA